One Gadus chalcogrammus isolate NIFS_2021 chromosome 22, NIFS_Gcha_1.0, whole genome shotgun sequence genomic window carries:
- the LOC130375494 gene encoding LOW QUALITY PROTEIN: sodium/potassium-transporting ATPase subunit beta-1-interacting protein 1-like (The sequence of the model RefSeq protein was modified relative to this genomic sequence to represent the inferred CDS: deleted 1 base in 1 codon), whose protein sequence is MGKCDGRCTLLAICSLQLVAALQRQVFDFLGYQWAPILANFLHIVAIILGMFGTVQFRSRYLIFYAVWLVMWVGWNSFIICFYLEVGHLSQDRDFLMTFNTSLHRSWWMEHGPGCLVTPVLDSHLAPDDHHVITVSGCLLDYQYIEVLSSALQVLLALFGFVYACYVSKVFQDDEDSFDFIGGFDSYGYQPPQKSSHLQLQPLYTAG, encoded by the exons ATGGGGAAATGTGATGGGAGATGCACCCTCTTGGCTATATGTTCGCTGCAGTTG GTGGCAGCACTCCAGAGGCAAGTGTTTGATTTCCTGGGCTACCAGTGGGCCCCCATCCTGGCCAACTTCCTCCACATCGTGGCCATCATCTTGGGCATGTTCGGCACCGTGCAGTTCCGCTCCAGATACCTCATATTT TATGCGGTGTGGCTGGTGATGTGGGTCGGCTGGAACTCTTTCATCATCTGCTTCTACCTGGAGGTGGGACACCTGTCCCAG GACAGGGACTTTCTGATGACTTTCAACACGTCACTCCATCGCTCTTGGTGGATGGAGCATGGGCCTGGTTGCCTGGTAACGCCGGTGCTCGACTCCCACCTCGCCCCGGACGACCACCATGTCATCACCGTTTCTGGGTGTCTCCTTGACTACCAGTACATCGAG GTGCTGAGCTCGGCACTACAAGTCTTGTTGGCG CTCTTCGGTTTTGTTTACGCCTGTTATGTGAGCAAAGTCTTCCAGGATGACGAAGACAGCT TCGACTTCATTGGTGGCTTTGACTCCTATGGCTACCAGCCCCCACAGAAGTCCTCGCACCTTCAACTCCAGCCACTTTACAC GGCTGGTTAG
- the LOC130375444 gene encoding pumilio homolog 1-like, translating into MSSVCVLKRKAVLWQDSFSPHIRTTTPSMPVVLSSGGHAPPTGQVPQAPPPSQQGVAGSGRSQDDAMVDYFFQRQHGEQPGKHRWPTGDNIHDSQVRSMDELNHDCQALALEGPLWER; encoded by the exons atgagcagtgtgtgtgtgttgaagaggAAAGCAGTGCTCTGGCAGGATTCGTTCAGCCCCCACATAAGAACTACAACTCCCAGCATGCCTGTGGTGCTGAGCAGTGGAGGGCACGCCCCTCCAACAGGGCAAGTCCCTCAGGCCCCCCCTCCAAGCCAGCAG GGTGTGGCGGGTTCCGGGCGCTCCCAGGACGACGCCATGGTCGACTACTTCTTCCAGCGGCAGCACGGAGAACAGCCCGGGAAGCACCGCTGGCCCACCGGAGACAACATCCACGacagccag GTGCGGTCGATGGACGAACTGAATCATGACTGCCAGGCTCTGGCTCTAGAGGGACCACTATGGGAGAGGTAA
- the LOC130375477 gene encoding fatty acid-binding protein, heart-like, producing the protein MVDAFVGTWNMNESINFDEYMKALGIGFAMRQVGGRIKPTTIISVEGDTVKLETKSTFKNSEITFKIGEEFEENTADDRKSASLVTLDGGKLVHVQKWDGKETSLVREVTDNTLLLTLTMGDIVSTRHYVKGE; encoded by the exons ATGGTTGACGCATTCGTAGGCACATGGAACATGAATGAAAGCATCAACTTTGATGAATACATGAAGGCACTGG GCATCGGCTTCGCCATGCGCCAGGTGGGCGGCCGGATCAaacccaccaccatcatcagcGTGGAAGGAGACACGGTGAAGCTGGAGACCAAGAGCACCTTCAAGAACTCTGAAATTACCTTCAAGATCGGCGAGGAGTTCGAGGAGAACACCGCCGACGACAGGAAGTCCGCG tcCCTGGTTACGTTAGACGGAGGCAAGTTGGTGCACGTCCAGAAGTGGGACGGCAAGGAGACCAGTCTGGTCAGGGAAGTCACCGACAACACCCTCCTGCTG ACACTTACAATGGGAGACATTGTATCGACACGGCACTACGTCAAGGGTGAATAA
- the LOC130375475 gene encoding zinc finger CCHC domain-containing protein 17-like: protein MSDSDGPPPEPAGLDGLPPMYSIAKGEVVSVQTYGAFVRLPGYRKEGLVHVSEMSASRVENASEIVEMGEQVWIKVIGREIQGEKVKLSFSMKAVNQGTGRDMDPNNVMAEQDERRRRSFKDHTGRRITLDAVLNTTCAKCGCKGHFTKDCFSTPGLQYALLPDVGEEEPQPPPQPASAVPLQPDAEKKKKKKKEKKEKKAKKKRKRERKDSDSDGSSSSDGATASKKAKRGRHTQDREDKKKKKHKKTKSHKHN, encoded by the exons ATGTCGGATTCGGATGGACCCCCGCCTGAGCCAGCAGGGCTTGATGGTCTCCCTCCCATGTACAGCATCGCTAAGGGGGAAGTGGTCTCTGTGCAAACATATGGAGCGTTCGTCCGCCTCCCCGGATACAGAAAGGAAG GCCTCGTACACGTGAGTGAGATGTCGGCCTCACGGGTCGAGAACGCTTCAGAGATCGTGGAGATGGGAGAACAAGTGTGGATCAAAGTCATTGGAAGAGag ATTCAGGGTGAGAAGGTCAAGTTGTCCTTCTCCATGAAAGCTGTCAATCAGGGCACTGGGCGGGACATGGACCCGAACAATGTTATGGCCGA GCAGGATGAGAGACGACGGAGGAGCTTCAAAGATCACACTGGGAGGAGAATCACTCTGGACGCGGTGCTGAACACAACCTGCGCCAAGTGTGGCTGCAAGG GTCACTTCACAAAAGACTGTTTTTCTACGCCGGGGCTGCAGTACGCCCTCCTGCCTGACGTAGGCGAGGAAGAGCCACAGCCGCCTCCACAGCCGGCCTCCGCAGTACCACTGCAGCCAGacgcagagaagaagaagaagaagaaaaaggagaagaag GAGAAGAAggcgaagaagaagaggaagagagagaggaaggactcTGACAgtgacggcagcagcagcagcgacggGGCGACGGCCTCCAAAAAGGCCAAGAGAGGGCGCCACACACAAGACCGGGAggacaaaaagaagaagaaacacaagAAAACCAAATCCCACAAACACAACTGA